A single genomic interval of Selenobaculum gibii harbors:
- the rlmH gene encoding 23S rRNA (pseudouridine(1915)-N(3))-methyltransferase RlmH: protein MKITIVAAGKIKEKYLTAGISEFTKRITPYAKLNIVEIDEEKMPENPSEAEKQKTLTKEGERLLKQVPEGSYLVVLDVFGKNISSEELAGNIEQLGVQGTSHITFLIGGAFGLSKAVRQAAKEKLSFSKMTFTHQMVRLLLVEQVYRAFKIMRGEKYHW from the coding sequence ATGAAAATAACAATCGTAGCCGCTGGCAAGATTAAAGAAAAATATTTGACGGCTGGAATTAGTGAGTTTACAAAACGCATTACGCCTTATGCAAAGTTAAACATTGTAGAAATTGATGAAGAAAAAATGCCGGAAAATCCGTCAGAAGCGGAAAAACAAAAGACGCTTACCAAAGAAGGTGAGCGTCTACTAAAGCAGGTTCCAGAAGGAAGTTATCTCGTTGTACTTGATGTGTTTGGGAAAAATATATCCTCAGAAGAATTAGCAGGAAATATTGAGCAATTAGGAGTGCAAGGAACGAGCCATATTACCTTTTTAATTGGTGGAGCCTTTGGCTTATCCAAAGCAGTCCGCCAAGCTGCAAAAGAAAAATTAAGCTTTTCAAAAATGACATTTACCCATCAAATGGTAAGATTGCTACTCGTCGAACAAGTTTATCGCGCCTTTAAAATTATGCGTGGTGAAAAGTATCATTGGTAG
- a CDS encoding phosphomannomutase/phosphoglucomutase, whose product MSVFKACDIRGIAEKDLTDDVATQIAKAVGVKLSGKRIVVGNDVRLSSPRLKEIAVRELAASGCEVVDIGTVATPMFYYAAKHCNATGGVMITASHNPAPYNGFKLLLGDRPIREADILAIKDLYEKKSEIRKNGSIEKFDIIDTYIADMAKKAAPGRLKIVLDAGNGAVSDFAPKFYRACGYEVVELFCTPDGNFPNRPPDPALPENLRLLCEKVKECKADLGIAFDGDGDRAGFVDETGRAVDNDDILVLLARNFLEQEKGTVVYDAKCSMVVPEQIALAGGTPLMARAGHTFIKEKFLQEKAVFAGELSGHFFFCELGYDDGMFAGTKVCEYVMHHGKLSQLIDAIPNYMLTTEIRIEYLPDNKEEVLAEIAARLKEYQVNLIDGVRVEFSDGWGMIRSSVTQPLFTLRFEAHTQPRLLEIEEVLLKALPLNLREEVREKLLDVNEGK is encoded by the coding sequence ATGAGTGTTTTTAAAGCATGTGATATTCGTGGAATTGCAGAGAAGGATTTAACAGATGACGTTGCAACGCAGATTGCAAAAGCAGTTGGTGTAAAACTGAGTGGAAAGCGTATTGTGGTAGGGAATGATGTAAGGCTGTCATCACCTCGTCTTAAAGAGATCGCAGTCAGGGAGTTGGCTGCATCAGGGTGCGAAGTTGTTGATATTGGTACGGTAGCAACGCCAATGTTTTACTATGCAGCAAAACATTGCAATGCTACTGGTGGGGTAATGATTACGGCATCACATAATCCTGCACCTTATAATGGATTTAAGTTACTGCTAGGTGATCGGCCGATTCGTGAAGCGGATATCTTAGCGATTAAAGATTTGTATGAGAAAAAAAGTGAGATTAGAAAAAATGGTAGTATTGAAAAATTTGATATTATCGATACGTATATTGCAGACATGGCAAAAAAAGCCGCGCCAGGCAGGTTGAAAATTGTTCTTGATGCAGGCAATGGCGCAGTTTCGGATTTTGCACCGAAGTTTTATCGTGCTTGTGGCTATGAAGTCGTTGAATTATTTTGTACGCCGGATGGTAATTTCCCTAATCGACCGCCAGATCCTGCATTGCCGGAAAACTTAAGATTATTATGTGAAAAGGTAAAGGAATGTAAAGCTGATCTTGGAATTGCTTTTGACGGCGATGGAGACAGAGCGGGATTTGTCGATGAGACTGGACGAGCTGTAGATAATGATGACATTCTAGTATTATTGGCGCGTAATTTTCTTGAGCAAGAAAAGGGAACAGTTGTATATGATGCAAAATGTTCTATGGTAGTACCAGAGCAGATTGCGCTTGCGGGTGGAACTCCTTTGATGGCGAGAGCAGGGCATACGTTTATCAAAGAAAAGTTTTTACAAGAAAAGGCGGTATTTGCCGGTGAACTTAGCGGACATTTTTTCTTTTGTGAACTAGGGTATGATGATGGAATGTTTGCTGGTACAAAGGTTTGTGAATATGTCATGCATCATGGTAAGTTGTCTCAATTGATAGACGCGATACCAAACTATATGTTAACGACGGAAATTAGAATAGAGTACTTACCGGATAATAAGGAAGAAGTCTTAGCTGAAATTGCAGCAAGGCTAAAAGAATATCAGGTGAATTTAATTGATGGCGTACGTGTAGAATTTTCTGATGGATGGGGCATGATTCGCTCTTCTGTGACTCAGCCGTTATTCACGCTTCGTTTTGAAGCGCATACACAACCTCGATTGCTTGAGATTGAAGAAGTTTTATTAAAAGCCTTACCATTAAATTTGCGTGAAGAGGTACGTGAAAAATTGCTAGATGTAAATGAGGGAAAATAA
- a CDS encoding TraR/DksA C4-type zinc finger protein, translating into MPKFSKEKLKVFESKLLSEKEQLLKTVSAIEEAGLKDTMADTSTELSMYDNHPADISDQVFERSKDVALIDNANVALKRIEMALDKIQEGTYGECNHCGKSIAVERLEVLPSATLCISCQEEADERELTLRPLEEEVLVPPFYQNYLVYDRSYDDGVEPIDILQSVMKYGSSDSPADTPNIDDDDRYPSSNDEQLHIIRDSDPIIDDD; encoded by the coding sequence ATGCCTAAATTTTCAAAAGAAAAATTAAAAGTGTTTGAAAGCAAGCTTCTTTCAGAAAAAGAACAACTTTTAAAGACGGTATCGGCAATAGAGGAAGCCGGGCTAAAAGATACAATGGCAGATACATCGACAGAACTTTCTATGTATGATAATCATCCTGCAGATATAAGCGATCAGGTTTTTGAACGCAGTAAAGATGTAGCGCTAATAGATAATGCAAATGTTGCATTAAAAAGAATAGAAATGGCGTTAGATAAAATACAAGAAGGAACTTATGGAGAGTGTAATCATTGTGGAAAATCTATTGCGGTAGAACGGCTCGAAGTTTTGCCGTCTGCTACTTTATGCATATCATGTCAGGAAGAAGCTGATGAAAGAGAGTTAACCTTACGTCCTTTGGAAGAAGAGGTTTTAGTTCCACCTTTCTATCAAAACTATTTAGTGTATGACCGATCATATGATGATGGCGTTGAACCAATAGATATTTTACAATCGGTAATGAAATATGGAAGTTCAGATTCACCTGCTGATACCCCAAATATAGATGACGATGATCGATACCCAAGTAGTAATGATGAACAATTACACATTATTAGGGACTCTGATCCTATAATTGATGATGATTAA
- a CDS encoding CoA-binding protein yields MGIVNMLQVKSWAVVGATGNKEKFGYKIFKVMTEAGLEVYPVNRGVEEVLGKKCYAKLADLPVVPEAVNIVVPPSVGTKIVRQCAKLGIKKIWLQPGSENAELIRLADELGLEVVCQSCIMIELKKSKG; encoded by the coding sequence ATGGGGATTGTAAATATGCTACAGGTTAAAAGCTGGGCAGTTGTAGGAGCAACAGGGAATAAAGAAAAGTTTGGGTACAAAATTTTCAAAGTAATGACAGAAGCTGGACTTGAAGTCTATCCGGTAAATCGGGGAGTGGAGGAAGTTCTGGGGAAAAAGTGCTATGCTAAATTAGCTGATTTGCCCGTGGTGCCGGAGGCTGTAAATATTGTTGTACCGCCAAGTGTAGGTACAAAGATTGTACGCCAGTGTGCTAAGCTTGGAATAAAAAAGATTTGGTTGCAACCAGGGTCTGAAAACGCTGAGCTTATTCGATTGGCTGATGAACTTGGCTTGGAGGTAGTATGCCAGTCTTGTATTATGATTGAGTTAAAAAAATCTAAAGGATAA
- a CDS encoding ferritin-like domain-containing protein, translated as MLTEKELLLMEDFLNAAQSSSDSMNNLANSLQDAQTKQLFQQISQKNSQNAQMISKHLNAGQNIQ; from the coding sequence ATGTTAACAGAAAAAGAGTTGCTTTTAATGGAAGATTTTTTAAATGCAGCACAAAGTTCATCTGATAGTATGAACAACTTGGCTAACTCATTGCAGGATGCGCAAACAAAACAATTATTTCAACAAATTTCACAGAAAAATAGTCAAAATGCACAGATGATTAGCAAGCATTTGAATGCAGGACAAAATATTCAATAA
- a CDS encoding HD-GYP domain-containing protein, whose translation MAKMVAVKDLVPGDILADEVLSISGKVLLGKEVALTNRHISLLNTWDIQSVFIDSDEEEMEEAENEDFVSNQFIVKEDQPSSSEYVRFNQDYDSIITNIVQSFDIIKQHRIIPVSQMRGNAEKIYSSIASNFEILNHLLVSDNKLADCISRHSVMVAYFSGIIARQMNWTKKDIEGVTVAALLHDIGSLVVDRKPISHKSAYLSETAGLLKLANGLSAEIILGIVQHREYMNGTGFPRGTKGLQIHPYARILSIADNFHNSTYNESGINPFPILELLKREMYGKFDTDICQTFISRIKDTLILNKVILSNNQEAEVIFFNKNNYEEPVVKCLDNQIIDLSKRKDLRISRIVTFN comes from the coding sequence ATGGCTAAAATGGTGGCAGTAAAAGATTTAGTACCAGGCGATATTCTTGCAGATGAAGTTTTGTCTATCTCGGGGAAAGTGCTTCTTGGAAAAGAAGTTGCATTGACTAATCGACACATTTCTTTGTTGAATACTTGGGATATTCAAAGCGTATTTATTGACTCTGATGAAGAAGAGATGGAAGAAGCTGAAAATGAAGATTTTGTAAGTAATCAATTTATAGTAAAAGAGGATCAGCCATCTTCTAGTGAATATGTAAGATTTAATCAAGACTATGATTCGATAATAACCAATATTGTACAATCTTTTGATATTATAAAACAGCATAGAATTATACCGGTTTCTCAAATGAGGGGCAATGCAGAAAAAATATATTCCTCTATTGCGAGCAATTTTGAAATATTGAATCATTTGCTTGTTAGTGATAACAAGTTAGCGGATTGCATTTCTAGGCATTCTGTGATGGTCGCTTATTTTTCTGGTATAATCGCTAGGCAGATGAATTGGACTAAGAAAGATATAGAAGGTGTAACCGTTGCAGCGTTATTGCATGATATAGGAAGTTTGGTTGTAGATAGAAAACCAATTTCCCATAAAAGTGCGTATCTTTCAGAGACTGCAGGTTTGCTTAAATTGGCGAATGGGTTGTCTGCGGAAATCATATTGGGAATCGTACAACATCGGGAATATATGAATGGAACCGGTTTTCCGAGAGGAACTAAGGGACTTCAGATTCATCCATATGCTAGGATTCTTTCAATCGCTGATAACTTTCACAATTCTACATATAATGAAAGCGGAATAAATCCATTTCCTATATTAGAATTGCTTAAGCGTGAAATGTATGGAAAATTTGATACGGATATATGTCAGACATTTATTTCGCGTATTAAAGATACGCTGATATTAAATAAAGTTATCTTATCCAATAATCAAGAAGCAGAAGTTATTTTTTTTAATAAGAATAATTATGAAGAGCCAGTCGTAAAGTGCTTAGATAATCAAATTATTGATTTATCAAAAAGAAAAGATTTAAGAATTTCTCGAATTGTTACTTTCAATTAG
- a CDS encoding helix-turn-helix domain-containing protein: MSKLDFITSILHLPERSFRLIKDNTFILTLPGISHKCPRCNKPTTGIHSYRNQSVKSVFLFNINYSLIYRKHRYFCTHCLKPFFELNNFISRYQRMSKATIASLVNEHGFLMSLTDIARRFNISTTTVQHIFKYIAPDSNNLSSAISIDEFKGNAAPFPDLADTKISYIIKRKR, translated from the coding sequence ATGTCTAAACTAGATTTTATCACATCTATTCTTCATTTACCAGAACGTAGTTTTCGCCTTATAAAGGATAATACTTTTATTCTCACACTTCCTGGTATTTCACATAAATGTCCTCGTTGTAACAAACCTACTACCGGGATTCACAGTTATCGTAATCAATCAGTAAAATCTGTTTTTCTTTTTAACATCAATTACTCGCTTATTTACCGTAAACATCGTTACTTTTGTACTCATTGTTTAAAACCATTTTTTGAATTAAATAACTTTATTTCTAGATATCAGCGTATGTCAAAAGCTACTATCGCTTCACTTGTTAATGAACACGGTTTTCTTATGTCTTTAACCGACATTGCAAGACGCTTTAATATATCTACTACTACAGTTCAACATATATTCAAATATATTGCACCTGATTCAAATAACCTTTCTTCTGCTATATCTATTGATGAATTTAAAGGCAATGCTGCACCCTTTCCCGATTTGGCGGACACAAAAATAAGTTATATAATAAAGAGAAAGAGGTAA
- a CDS encoding S1C family serine protease, with translation MNQWKKFRPYILTLVIGIMFGATLLAGCSSKFFASEAPKEKAEASNLAAPTPADLSDARNTPIVRAAHSVAPAVVGITNKAVARDWFNRKVIVDQGTGSGVIFDANGYIVTNNHVVENAQEIVVSLSDGRTLNGKVVGTDPATDLAVVKVEETGLPTATFGDSDGIMVGEPAIAIGNPLGLEFQGSVTTGVISALNRSIEIGERRFKLIQTDAAINPGNSGGALVNADGQVIGINSAKISVSGVEGIGLAIPINTARPIIQALIDQGKVVRPYLGVGVFDKATAAQNGYQLNINAGVYVMNVTLGSPADKLGIKKGDIILKINDTETNSVVDLRTAIAECAVGDTVKVTFVRKGNQHTESVQLEEMPTE, from the coding sequence ATGAATCAATGGAAAAAATTTAGACCTTATATACTTACTTTAGTAATTGGAATTATGTTTGGTGCAACATTATTAGCGGGATGTTCTAGTAAATTTTTTGCAAGTGAAGCACCAAAAGAAAAAGCGGAAGCGAGCAATTTGGCTGCTCCGACACCTGCTGATTTATCCGATGCAAGAAATACACCAATCGTACGGGCGGCACATAGTGTAGCTCCAGCAGTTGTTGGTATTACGAATAAAGCAGTAGCAAGAGATTGGTTCAATCGCAAAGTTATCGTTGACCAAGGGACCGGATCAGGGGTTATTTTTGATGCGAATGGTTATATTGTAACGAATAATCATGTGGTAGAAAATGCACAAGAGATTGTTGTTTCTTTATCCGATGGCAGAACGTTGAATGGTAAGGTTGTAGGTACGGATCCAGCAACGGATTTAGCAGTAGTCAAAGTAGAGGAAACGGGACTACCAACCGCTACTTTTGGAGATTCTGATGGAATTATGGTAGGCGAACCCGCGATTGCAATCGGAAATCCATTGGGGTTAGAGTTTCAAGGAAGTGTAACGACGGGGGTAATCAGTGCGCTTAATCGTTCTATTGAAATTGGCGAACGTCGGTTTAAATTGATTCAGACCGATGCGGCGATTAATCCAGGAAACTCTGGAGGTGCTTTAGTCAATGCAGATGGGCAGGTAATCGGGATTAACAGTGCGAAAATTTCTGTAAGTGGTGTGGAAGGCATTGGACTTGCGATACCAATCAATACAGCAAGACCAATTATCCAAGCATTGATTGATCAAGGTAAAGTAGTGAGACCATATCTTGGGGTAGGTGTCTTTGATAAAGCGACAGCGGCACAGAATGGATATCAATTAAATATTAATGCTGGTGTTTATGTCATGAACGTAACTTTAGGTTCACCTGCAGATAAATTGGGAATTAAAAAAGGCGATATTATATTAAAAATTAATGATACGGAAACGAATAGCGTTGTTGATTTAAGAACGGCGATTGCTGAATGTGCGGTTGGCGATACAGTAAAAGTAACCTTTGTGCGTAAAGGAAATCAACATACGGAATCCGTTCAATTAGAAGAAATGCCAACGGAATAA
- a CDS encoding radical SAM protein: MKISKQDALIWFDFFAQLPEDEEITVKHEEIIYATFAQIEEAIDDRNDKLMSQIKGLKTLENRTLFVGNESKFPQGCRSCLLGTGLSAIRKTNKCNLECKFCYNYGELDDIHPVGEGMWEIGGTKFYEKDIDLLLSIHQKPTGISYVYLEPFIEIEKYYSVIKKFAAANIHQHLYTNGTLATEETLKALGEAGLDEIRFNLGASNCADKVIENIGLAKKYIKNVGIETPMTPEFFESFFNKKQAIFATKLDFINCAELHLNENNINNYYGENMYISRHGYISPIWSRELTLKFMKVAADENWDLAVHDCSNNTKFARSLNLSSKSDMWFGASNYASEFSMIPYEIFIPILNDDNFKFLKEEELPEDYKPELIEF; this comes from the coding sequence ATGAAAATTTCTAAGCAAGATGCGTTGATTTGGTTTGACTTTTTTGCGCAATTACCAGAGGATGAAGAGATTACTGTAAAACATGAAGAAATCATTTACGCTACTTTTGCGCAAATTGAAGAAGCGATTGATGATAGAAATGATAAGTTGATGTCTCAAATTAAAGGGTTAAAAACGTTAGAAAATAGAACTCTTTTTGTGGGGAATGAAAGCAAATTTCCGCAAGGCTGTCGCTCTTGTCTATTAGGTACTGGGTTAAGTGCGATTAGGAAAACGAACAAGTGTAACTTGGAGTGTAAATTCTGTTACAATTATGGCGAACTAGACGATATTCATCCGGTTGGCGAAGGTATGTGGGAAATTGGTGGAACAAAATTCTACGAAAAGGATATTGATTTGCTTCTTTCCATTCACCAAAAACCTACGGGAATTTCCTATGTTTATTTAGAACCCTTTATAGAAATTGAAAAGTATTATTCGGTGATAAAGAAATTTGCCGCGGCAAACATTCATCAGCATTTATACACCAATGGAACTTTGGCTACAGAAGAGACCTTGAAAGCATTAGGAGAAGCTGGGCTTGATGAGATACGTTTCAACCTAGGTGCATCTAATTGCGCGGATAAAGTTATTGAAAATATTGGACTTGCTAAAAAATACATTAAAAATGTAGGGATTGAAACGCCAATGACGCCTGAGTTTTTCGAATCATTTTTCAATAAAAAGCAAGCGATCTTTGCAACCAAACTTGATTTTATCAACTGTGCGGAATTGCATTTGAATGAGAATAATATCAACAATTATTATGGGGAAAATATGTACATTTCAAGACATGGCTATATATCGCCAATTTGGAGTAGAGAGCTAACTTTGAAATTCATGAAAGTAGCGGCTGATGAAAACTGGGATTTAGCAGTTCATGATTGTTCAAACAATACAAAGTTTGCTAGAAGTCTAAACTTGAGCAGTAAATCGGATATGTGGTTTGGCGCTAGTAACTATGCCAGTGAATTTTCTATGATTCCCTATGAAATATTTATCCCGATCTTAAATGATGATAATTTTAAATTTTTAAAAGAAGAAGAACTGCCTGAAGATTACAAACCCGAACTTATAGAATTTTAG
- a CDS encoding MBL fold metallo-hydrolase, whose product MRVSVLASGSSGNATFIQMGETKLLVDAGISARRIKKSLAEIGVAIEELQGILITHEHRDHINGLVTLTKKYQLPIYSRANTFRQMYCRDLLADHCCNAIVDCLAIGDIRIESFSISHDAADPVGYSLYRQGLKCTVATDLGFVTTGVQKALDDSDVVVLEANHDVDLLQQNPAYPQTLKQRILSNRGHLSNQDAAWALVKMRKKKQCKVLLAHLSDENNKPDLAYDTICKIVSKQGCDLIANMDIKVTKPDETVSLDDGYNLRSEGVG is encoded by the coding sequence ATGCGGGTTTCAGTATTAGCAAGTGGCAGTTCGGGAAATGCTACTTTTATTCAGATGGGCGAAACGAAGTTACTCGTTGATGCAGGGATTAGTGCTAGACGAATTAAAAAATCTTTAGCTGAAATTGGCGTAGCAATTGAAGAATTGCAAGGCATTTTAATTACACATGAGCATCGCGATCATATTAATGGATTGGTTACGTTGACGAAAAAATATCAATTACCAATTTATTCGCGAGCGAATACATTTCGCCAGATGTATTGCCGGGATTTATTGGCAGATCATTGTTGTAATGCAATTGTCGATTGTCTGGCGATTGGTGATATTCGGATTGAATCATTTAGCATCTCCCATGATGCGGCTGATCCAGTCGGATATTCTTTGTATCGCCAAGGATTAAAGTGTACAGTAGCAACGGACTTAGGTTTCGTTACAACTGGGGTACAAAAAGCTTTAGATGATTCTGATGTGGTTGTGCTAGAGGCGAATCATGATGTAGATTTATTGCAGCAAAATCCAGCGTATCCACAAACACTTAAACAGCGAATTTTAAGTAACCGCGGTCATTTATCCAATCAAGATGCGGCGTGGGCATTGGTGAAGATGCGCAAGAAAAAGCAGTGCAAAGTGTTATTAGCGCACTTGAGTGATGAAAATAATAAACCAGATTTAGCATATGATACAATCTGCAAGATAGTAAGTAAACAAGGCTGCGATTTAATAGCAAATATGGATATTAAAGTAACAAAACCGGATGAAACGGTGAGTTTAGATGATGGGTATAATTTGCGAAGTGAAGGAGTTGGATAG
- a CDS encoding Tex family protein produces the protein MILAEIPNFIARELNVKPVQVNATIKLLDEGNTVPFISRYRKEVTGELDEEKVRSIEERVQYLRNLIKRQEDIIVSIQEQEKLTPELKTAIEKTTKLQELEDLYLPYKPKKRTRAQIAREKGLEPLAELILLQKIVEGNPLDYAVQYINEEKEIHTAEDALSGAMDIIAETVCEQAKIRAMLRRQLWQYGQISTTLVTDNEESKAFLMYSEYSEPVNRLPSHRILAINRGEKKSLLKVKLATNHDTNIDLIAKQIIRGSSIFADTILAAITDGYKRLLFPALEREIRTQLTENAEKQAIRVFGLNLKQLLLQQPLAGHTVLGLDPGYRTGCKLAVIGPTGTVLDHGVIYVTASDEQRKQAAEKILNLIKKHQITLISIGNGTASYETEEFTAKLIADHNLAVHYLITNEAGASVYSASKLAKEELPEYDVTIRGAVSIARRIQDPLAELVKIDPKSIGVGQYQHDVNQKELTTTLTTVVESAVNHVGVELNTASIELLKHVSGINASVAKNIVAYRDEHQAFKSRKELLKVARLGQAAFTQCAGFLRINGSDMPLDHTPVHPESYDLAKALLTELGFSLEDLTNRNKLADLQEKLQNINAEELAKTLDAGLPTIRDIISALAKPGRDPREDLPAPLTRKSIVKLTDLTVGTIVKGTVHNITDFGAFVDIGIKTAGLIHRSELSHKYFKHPLDVLSVGDIIDVMIISIDAERNRIGLSLKQVEDQVSSK, from the coding sequence ATGATTTTAGCAGAAATCCCTAATTTTATTGCTCGTGAACTAAATGTTAAACCAGTTCAAGTAAATGCGACAATAAAATTGCTCGACGAGGGAAATACAGTTCCTTTTATTTCTAGATATCGCAAAGAGGTTACTGGTGAATTAGACGAAGAAAAAGTTCGCTCTATTGAAGAGCGTGTGCAATATCTCCGTAATCTAATCAAACGCCAGGAAGATATCATCGTCAGTATTCAGGAACAAGAAAAACTTACCCCTGAATTAAAAACAGCGATTGAGAAAACGACGAAATTACAAGAGTTAGAAGATCTCTATTTACCTTATAAACCCAAAAAACGGACCCGTGCACAAATTGCTCGCGAAAAAGGTCTTGAACCACTCGCTGAGCTTATCCTTTTGCAGAAGATAGTTGAGGGCAATCCTTTGGATTATGCTGTACAATATATCAATGAAGAAAAAGAAATTCATACCGCTGAAGATGCATTAAGCGGCGCTATGGATATCATCGCTGAAACAGTGTGCGAACAAGCAAAAATCCGCGCAATGCTTCGCCGCCAATTATGGCAATACGGGCAAATCTCTACAACACTTGTTACAGATAACGAGGAAAGCAAAGCCTTTTTGATGTACAGTGAATATAGTGAACCCGTAAATCGTTTGCCATCGCATCGCATTCTAGCGATTAATCGCGGTGAAAAAAAATCGCTGCTGAAAGTAAAATTAGCAACAAATCACGATACGAATATTGATTTAATTGCCAAACAAATCATCAGAGGTTCTTCTATTTTTGCGGACACTATTCTTGCCGCAATCACAGATGGATATAAACGATTACTATTTCCTGCACTTGAACGTGAAATTCGTACACAGTTAACTGAAAACGCAGAAAAACAAGCAATCCGTGTCTTTGGTTTGAATTTGAAACAACTTTTATTACAGCAGCCACTCGCCGGGCATACTGTACTTGGACTAGATCCAGGCTATCGAACGGGTTGTAAGCTCGCGGTAATCGGTCCAACGGGAACAGTGCTAGACCACGGGGTAATTTATGTTACTGCAAGCGATGAACAACGTAAGCAAGCCGCCGAGAAAATCCTTAACCTAATCAAAAAGCATCAGATTACCCTTATCTCGATTGGTAATGGTACAGCCTCTTATGAAACAGAAGAATTCACGGCAAAATTAATTGCAGATCACAACCTTGCCGTGCATTACTTAATTACTAATGAAGCTGGAGCTTCCGTTTACTCCGCTTCAAAACTCGCCAAAGAGGAATTGCCCGAATACGATGTAACAATTCGCGGAGCTGTCTCTATTGCCCGCCGTATACAAGATCCGCTGGCCGAACTTGTAAAAATTGATCCAAAATCCATTGGTGTTGGCCAATATCAACACGATGTAAATCAAAAGGAACTTACAACAACATTAACGACAGTTGTTGAATCTGCCGTAAATCATGTTGGTGTCGAGCTAAACACAGCTTCTATTGAATTATTAAAGCATGTCTCTGGCATTAACGCATCAGTTGCTAAAAATATTGTTGCTTATCGCGATGAACACCAAGCGTTTAAAAGCCGTAAAGAATTATTAAAAGTCGCGCGTCTCGGACAAGCTGCCTTTACCCAATGTGCAGGTTTTTTAAGAATTAATGGCAGTGACATGCCACTTGACCATACACCAGTTCATCCAGAATCCTACGATCTAGCTAAAGCTTTATTAACAGAACTCGGATTTTCACTTGAAGATTTAACCAATAGAAATAAACTTGCTGATTTACAGGAAAAATTACAAAATATCAACGCTGAAGAATTAGCGAAAACTTTAGATGCAGGTCTTCCAACAATTCGCGATATTATTTCCGCTCTTGCCAAACCCGGACGCGATCCTCGCGAAGATTTGCCTGCACCACTTACCCGTAAAAGTATCGTAAAGCTGACCGATTTAACTGTTGGTACAATAGTTAAAGGAACCGTTCACAACATTACTGATTTTGGTGCATTTGTCGACATTGGAATTAAGACAGCTGGATTAATTCATCGTTCCGAGCTCAGCCACAAGTACTTTAAACATCCACTTGATGTGCTTTCTGT
- a CDS encoding spore coat protein produces MPSKMNGEADQFSEQNVLQIALNETKLMANGINTCILEASDDQLRRDYMTVLGDVYCQQKQIYDIMEQKGYYQTQQAKPEAVNQAKSKFMSQSN; encoded by the coding sequence ATGCCAAGCAAAATGAATGGTGAGGCAGATCAGTTTTCTGAACAAAATGTATTGCAGATAGCATTAAATGAAACAAAATTAATGGCAAATGGGATAAATACATGTATTTTAGAAGCAAGTGACGATCAACTCCGTCGCGATTACATGACTGTGCTAGGTGATGTATATTGCCAGCAAAAACAAATCTACGATATTATGGAGCAAAAAGGTTATTATCAAACACAACAGGCAAAACCAGAAGCTGTTAATCAAGCAAAATCAAAATTTATGTCGCAAAGCAACTAA
- a CDS encoding Fur family transcriptional regulator, whose protein sequence is MDEQSVTNLLREKGFKVTPQRLAIYDVLAKTKEHPSAEMIFNQLQEYYPTMSLATVYKTIEILKEIGLVQVLNVGEDSFRYDAIVENHPHIRCMVCKRVDDVEEVDSSDFIEKIKEKTAYQLTGQQFYFYGICPKCMVKH, encoded by the coding sequence ATGGATGAACAAAGTGTTACGAATTTACTAAGAGAAAAAGGTTTTAAAGTTACACCACAAAGATTGGCAATTTACGATGTATTGGCGAAGACCAAAGAACATCCGAGTGCCGAAATGATTTTTAATCAATTACAGGAGTATTATCCAACGATGAGTTTGGCAACTGTTTATAAAACGATTGAAATACTAAAAGAAATCGGTTTAGTTCAGGTATTAAATGTTGGTGAAGACAGCTTCCGTTATGATGCAATCGTTGAAAATCATCCGCATATTCGTTGTATGGTATGTAAACGTGTAGATGATGTGGAAGAAGTGGATTCCAGTGATTTTATTGAAAAAATTAAAGAAAAAACCGCTTATCAATTAACAGGACAACAATTTTATTTTTATGGAATTTGTCCAAAATGTATGGTGAAACATTAG